The following are encoded together in the Deinococcus malanensis genome:
- a CDS encoding pyridoxamine 5'-phosphate oxidase family protein, protein MAKQLPALSDHLRKFIEQQHIFFVGTAAPEGRVNVSPKGMDSLRVLTPNQLAWLNVTGSGNETAAHLLRSSRMTLMFCSFDGPPLILRLYGRARMVEPGSEAWPALVFLFPPLPGARQIYVLDIDLVQTSCGMAVPYMAYQTDREDLNGVHRRMSQDQITEYWQRKNTRSIDGFPTGMATAVDT, encoded by the coding sequence ATGGCGAAACAGCTTCCGGCACTGTCCGATCATCTACGCAAGTTCATCGAACAGCAGCACATTTTCTTTGTCGGGACTGCGGCGCCAGAAGGACGCGTCAACGTCTCCCCCAAAGGTATGGACAGCCTGCGGGTGCTCACGCCCAATCAGCTGGCGTGGCTGAACGTGACCGGGAGCGGCAACGAAACAGCGGCCCATCTGCTGCGCTCGTCCCGCATGACCCTGATGTTCTGCTCGTTTGATGGTCCGCCACTGATTCTGCGTCTGTACGGTCGGGCCCGGATGGTCGAGCCGGGCAGTGAGGCCTGGCCGGCGCTGGTCTTCCTCTTTCCCCCGCTGCCCGGCGCACGCCAGATCTATGTCCTGGATATAGACCTTGTACAGACCTCCTGCGGCATGGCTGTTCCTTACATGGCGTACCAGACCGACCGGGAGGACCTGAACGGCGTGCACCGCCGGATGAGCCAGGACCAGATCACCGAGTACTGGCAACGCAAAAATACTCGTAGCATCGACGGATTCCCTACCGGTATGGCTACTGCAGTGGACACCTGA
- the rpmG gene encoding 50S ribosomal protein L33, whose protein sequence is MAKDGPRIIVKMESTAGTGFYYTTTKNRRNTQAKMELRKYDPVAKKHVVFKEKKV, encoded by the coding sequence ATGGCTAAGGACGGCCCCCGCATCATCGTGAAAATGGAAAGCACCGCAGGCACGGGCTTCTACTACACCACCACCAAAAACCGCCGCAACACGCAGGCCAAGATGGAACTGCGCAAGTACGACCCCGTGGCCAAGAAGCACGTGGTCTTCAAAGAGAAGAAGGTCTGA
- the secE gene encoding preprotein translocase subunit SecE: MNLIQYFRDSRAELSRVSWPSRQQVLDGTQAVLIFVVALTLIVFALDLIFSNLIKVVLA, translated from the coding sequence ATGAACTTGATTCAGTACTTCCGGGATTCCCGCGCGGAACTCTCGCGCGTGTCTTGGCCCAGCCGGCAGCAGGTGCTGGATGGCACGCAGGCCGTGCTGATCTTCGTCGTGGCCCTGACGCTGATCGTTTTCGCGCTGGACCTGATCTTCAGCAACCTGATCAAGGTGGTGCTGGCATGA
- the nusG gene encoding transcription termination/antitermination protein NusG, with amino-acid sequence MSIEWYAVHTYVGQEDRVEQHLMERAGKLGMRGTKIFQVLQPTEQAVELRDGGKKETVQRKLFPGYVFVQMDVEDDDAPGELGESWEVVRGTSGVTGFVGTATRPVPLSTQEVDRLLASVGVATQAPVEEAPRVKIDLKAGDMVRVTSGPFADFSGVVSEVNLPQAKVKVLVSIFGRETPVELDFSQVSK; translated from the coding sequence ATGAGTATCGAATGGTATGCCGTGCACACGTACGTGGGTCAGGAAGACCGCGTGGAACAGCACCTGATGGAACGTGCCGGCAAGCTTGGCATGCGCGGCACCAAGATCTTTCAGGTGCTTCAGCCCACTGAGCAAGCGGTGGAACTGCGCGACGGCGGCAAAAAGGAAACCGTTCAGCGCAAGCTGTTTCCCGGATACGTCTTTGTGCAGATGGACGTCGAAGACGACGACGCGCCCGGCGAGCTGGGCGAGTCGTGGGAAGTGGTGCGCGGGACCAGCGGTGTCACCGGCTTTGTTGGCACAGCCACCCGTCCTGTTCCCCTGTCCACCCAGGAAGTCGACCGCCTGCTGGCTTCGGTTGGTGTAGCCACCCAGGCTCCGGTGGAAGAAGCTCCACGCGTGAAAATCGACCTCAAGGCCGGCGATATGGTGCGCGTCACCAGTGGTCCGTTTGCCGATTTCAGCGGCGTGGTCAGTGAGGTCAATCTGCCGCAGGCAAAGGTCAAGGTGCTGGTCAGCATCTTTGGCCGCGAAACGCCCGTGGAGCTGGACTTCTCGCAAGTCAGCAAGTAA
- the rplK gene encoding 50S ribosomal protein L11 has translation MKKVTGIVKLQLPAGKATPAPPVGPALGQYGANIMEFTKAFNAQTADKGDAIIPVEITIFADRSFTFITKTPPMSYLIRKAAGLSKGSATPNKAKVGKLNWDQVLEIARTKMPDLNAGSVEAAANTVAGTARSMGVTIEGAPNA, from the coding sequence ATGAAGAAAGTAACCGGGATTGTCAAACTGCAACTCCCCGCCGGGAAGGCCACACCGGCCCCGCCCGTTGGTCCTGCGCTCGGTCAGTACGGCGCGAACATCATGGAGTTCACCAAGGCGTTCAACGCCCAGACCGCCGATAAGGGTGATGCGATTATTCCTGTGGAGATCACCATCTTCGCGGACCGCTCCTTTACCTTCATCACCAAGACGCCTCCCATGAGCTACCTGATCCGCAAGGCCGCTGGCCTTTCGAAGGGCAGCGCCACGCCGAACAAGGCCAAAGTGGGCAAGCTGAACTGGGACCAGGTTCTGGAAATCGCCCGGACCAAAATGCCTGACCTGAACGCCGGCAGTGTGGAAGCCGCCGCCAACACCGTGGCGGGCACTGCGCGCAGCATGGGCGTCACCATCGAGGGGGCCCCCAATGCCTAA
- the rplA gene encoding 50S ribosomal protein L1, translating into MPKHGKRYRALIDKVDRNKQYTIDEAAALVKDLATAKFDETVEVHFRLGIDPRKSDQNVRGTVALPHGTGRTVRVAVITKGDNVTAAEAAGADVVGSDELIERIAGGFMEFDAVVATPDMMAAVGQKLARLLGPRGLLPNPKSGTVGPDVTGMVRGLKAGRIEFRNDKTGVVHAPIGKASFDPSNLSANYGALISALEAAKPGNAKGVFLRSAYLTTTMGPSIPLTLSGGALA; encoded by the coding sequence ATGCCTAAGCACGGCAAGCGCTACCGCGCACTGATTGACAAAGTCGACCGTAACAAGCAGTACACCATTGACGAAGCCGCCGCTCTGGTCAAGGACCTCGCCACCGCGAAGTTCGACGAGACCGTGGAAGTGCACTTCCGTCTGGGCATCGACCCCCGCAAGAGCGACCAGAACGTCCGTGGGACCGTTGCGCTGCCTCACGGCACCGGCCGCACTGTGCGCGTGGCTGTGATCACTAAGGGTGACAACGTTACTGCCGCCGAAGCAGCTGGCGCTGATGTGGTCGGCAGCGACGAGCTGATCGAGCGCATCGCCGGCGGCTTCATGGAGTTCGACGCCGTGGTGGCTACCCCCGACATGATGGCGGCCGTGGGCCAGAAGCTCGCGCGTCTGCTCGGGCCCCGTGGCCTCCTGCCCAACCCCAAGAGCGGCACCGTCGGCCCCGACGTGACCGGCATGGTTCGTGGTCTCAAGGCTGGCCGCATTGAATTCCGTAATGACAAGACCGGCGTCGTTCACGCCCCTATCGGCAAGGCCAGCTTTGATCCCAGCAACCTGAGCGCCAACTACGGCGCGCTGATCAGTGCGCTGGAAGCTGCCAAGCCCGGCAATGCCAAGGGTGTGTTTCTGCGCAGCGCATACCTGACCACCACCATGGGTCCCAGCATTCCGCTGACCCTGAGTGGCGGCGCGCTGGCCTAA
- the rplJ gene encoding 50S ribosomal protein L10, giving the protein MANEKNQQTLSALTGSLQGIETFYVVNYQGLTAGQLSELRKSIREKGGQLIVAKNTLINLALQEGGRDFGDALKGPSALVLAQEDPAGVAKALSDAAKGNDKGIPAIKGGFVEGNKVDVKVVERLASLGSKQSLQAELVGVLSAHLSNFVGVLEAYREKLEGESA; this is encoded by the coding sequence ATGGCGAACGAAAAGAACCAGCAGACCCTCAGCGCCCTCACGGGCAGCCTTCAGGGCATTGAGACGTTTTACGTCGTCAATTACCAGGGCCTGACCGCCGGCCAGCTGAGCGAACTGCGCAAGAGCATCCGCGAGAAGGGTGGGCAGCTGATTGTTGCCAAGAACACCCTGATCAACCTCGCCCTTCAGGAAGGTGGCCGTGACTTCGGCGACGCCCTGAAAGGCCCCAGCGCCCTCGTGCTGGCCCAGGAGGACCCCGCCGGGGTCGCCAAGGCCCTGAGCGACGCGGCCAAGGGCAACGACAAAGGCATTCCTGCTATCAAGGGCGGCTTTGTCGAAGGCAACAAGGTCGACGTGAAAGTCGTCGAGCGCCTGGCCAGCCTGGGCAGCAAGCAGAGCCTGCAGGCCGAACTGGTCGGCGTGCTCAGCGCGCACCTCAGCAACTTCGTCGGAGTTCTCGAAGCGTACCGCGAGAAGCTTGAAGGCGAGAGCGCCTAA